GGCCATGGAGGCGCAGGCCTGCGGCACCCCCGTCATCGCCGCCCGCGTCGGCGGTCTGCCCGTCGCCGTCGCGGAGGGGGAGACCGGCCTGCTCGTCGACGGGCATGCCACCGAGGACTGGGCCGACGCCATCGGCCAGCTGCTCGACGACGACGACACCCGCATCCGCATGGCCGAGGAGGCCGTCGGCCACGCCGCCAACTTCTCCTGGGCCTCCACCGCCGCGCGCCTCGCCTCCGTCTACGCCGAGGCCGTCACCGTGGAGATCAACGACTGCCAGCCCCGGCACGCCTCAGCGCAGTAGCACCGACGAGAGCGTGTCGACGCTCGCCCGTACCCGACCCGGCTCTGACCCGGCCCCGCCCCGCGCCACCACGGCCACCCGCTCTACCCCCGACCGTAGTGGTCCGGCCGGCCTTCCTCGCCCGGAAGCACGGCGCGACCGGCGCGGAGGTGGCATATTAGGAGGTATGACTAACGGAAAGCTGATTCTTCTGCGCCACGGGCAGAGCAAGTGGAACGAATCCAACCAGTTCACCGGCTGGGTCGACGTCGACCTCACCGAGAAGGGCGAGGTCGAGGCCAAGCGCGGCGGCGAGCTCCTCGTCGAGGCTGACCTGCTCCCCGGCGTGGTGTACACCTCCCTGCTGCGTCGTGCCATCCGCACCGCGAACATCGCCCTCAACCACGCGGACCGCCACTGGATTCCGGTCATCCGTGACTGGCGTCTCAACGAGCGCCACTACGGTGCCCTGCAGGGCCTGAACAAGGCCGAGACCAAGGACAAGTACGGCGACGAGCAGTTCATGGCCTGGCGCCGTTCCTACGACACCCCGCCGCCGGAGCTGGCCGATGACGCCGAGTACTCCCAGTCCGACGACGTCCGCTACGCCGACCTGGACACCGTCCCCCGCACCGAGTGCCTCAAGGACGTCGTCGAGCGGTTCATCCCGTACTACGAGCAGGAGATCCTGCCGCGCGCCAAGCGGGGCGAGACCGTCCTCATCGCCGCGCACGGCAACTCCCTGCGCGCCCTGGTCAAGCACCTGGACAACATCTCCGACGAGGACATCGCGGCCCTCAACATCCCCACCGGCATCCCGCTGATCTACGAGCTCGACGCCGAGGGCACCGTGGTCAACCCGGGTGGCACCTACCTCGATCCCGAGGCCGCCCAGGCCGGTGCCGCCGCTGTCGCGGCGCAGGGTGGCAAGTAGCCGTTAGGGCGTGTCCTCCGTCCTCGCCTTTCTGTTGGGCGTCGCCGTCGCCGGCGTCGCCCTTCCGGCGTTCGGCTGGGCGCGTAAACGCTTCGCGCGTTACCGGTCCACCGCCACGCTGGAGGACAACCAGGTCACCACGATCAGCCAGGTGCTCCACCTGGCGATCCAGGGCTCACCCACCGGCGTCGCCGTGCTCGACCGCGGCGGCGAGGTCATCCTCTCCAACGCCCGGGCCCACGACATGAACCTGGTCCACGACCGTTCGGTCAACGAGCAGGTCTGGGAGGTCGCCACCGTCGTCCTCGACGACAAGGAGAGCCGCACCCTCGACCTGACCGTCACACGACGCCGCACCGGCAGCCGGGTCTCCTCGGTCCGGGCGTTCATCAAACCGCTCACGCTCGTCGACGACCGCTTCGTCATCGTCTACGGCACCGACGAGAGCGAGAACGTCCGCATGGAGTCCGCCCGCCGCGACTTCGTGGCCAACGTCTCCCACGAGCTCAAGACCCCCGTCGGCGGCATGGCGCTGCTGGCGGAGGCACTCATGGAGGGCGTCGACGACCCGGAGCACGTCGAGTACTTCGGCCAGCGCCTCCACCGAGAGGCCCACCGCATGGCGGACATGATCAACGAACTGATCTCCCTGTCCAAACTGCAGGGTGCCGAGGCCCTGCCGGAGATGGAGCCGGTCTCCGTCGACGACGTCATCGCCGAGGCGTTCTCCCGCAACCAGGTGGCGGCCGACAACGCCGACATCACCCTCACCAAGGGCAACGACTCCGGTGTCCTCGTCCTCGGGGACCGGTCTCTCCTGGTCACCGCGGTCTCCAACCTCATCTCCAACGCCATCAACTACTCACCGCAGTCGGTGCCGGTGTCGGTGTCACAGAAGATCGTGGATTCCGACGTCGTCCTCATCCGCGTCACCGACCGGGGTATCGGCATCTCCCCGGAGGACCAGAAGCGCGTGTTCGAGCGCTTCTTCCGCGTCGACAAGGCCCGGTCCCGCTCCACCGGGGGCACCGGCCTGGGGCTGGCCATCGTCAAACATGTGGTGGCCAACCACAACGGTAATATCAAGTTGTGGTCCCGACCGGGGACCGGATCCACGTTCACCATCGAACTTCCGATACATCATCCCGAGCCTGACACGGACGACACGCCCGTCATCGGGGATGATGAGACTCAGGCAGCCGGACCGCTGCGGCAAGCGGTCACCCGGGTGGCCACACGTCGAAAGGACAAAGCATCATGACGACCATTCTCATCGTCGAGGACGAGGAATCCCTCGCCGATCCGCTGGCGTTCTTGCTGCGCAAGGAGGGCTTCGAGGTCATCACCGCCGGTGACGGCCAGACCGCCCTCGTGGAGTTCGAACGCAATGACGTGGACATCGTCCTCCTCGATCTCATGCTCCCGGGCATGTCCGGCACCGACGTGTGCAAGCAGCTGCGTGCCACCTCCACCGTCCCCGTCATCATGGTCACCGCCCGTGACTCCGAGATCGACAAGGTCGTCGGCCTGGAACTCGGTGCCGACGACTACGTGACCAAGCCCTACTCCTCCCGCGAACTCATCGCCCGGATCCGGGCGGTCCTGCGTCGCGGCGCCGACCCGGACGTGGTGTTCGACGACGTCGAGGAGCAGATCCTCACCGGCGGCCGGGTGACCATGGACGTGGAACGCCACACCGTCACCGTCGCCGGAGAGCCCGTGCCCATGCCGCTCAAGGAGTTCGACCTGCTGGAGTACCTGCTCCGCAACGCCGGCCGGGTGCTCACCCGTGGCCAGCTCATCGACCGGATCTGGGGCGCGGACTACGTCGGCGACACCAAGACCCTCGACGTTCACGTCAAGCGCCTGCGGTCCAAGATCGAGGAAGAGCCCTCGCGCCCCAAGCAGCTGGTCACCGTCCGCGGCCTGGGGTACAAGTTCGAGGCCTGATCAGCGCTCGATGGCCTCGAGCGCCGGGGTGTAGGACGCCTTGATCGCGGGGATCAGCGCCGCGACGACGCCGAGGATGATCGAGGCGCCGACCATGAGGCCGATCTGGGGCCACGGGATCTCCGGGCTCGCCATCCCCTTGGACCCGAGCACCCGGGTCGCCGCCCACCCGGCGGAGGTGCCCAACGCGATGCCCACCACCGCGCCGTGGATGGAGATGATCAACGACTCGATCTGGACCATCCACTGGATCTCCCGGCGCTGCAGCCCCACCGCCCGCAGCACACCCAGTTCCCGGGTGCGCTCCGCCACCGAGAGCATGAGGGTGTTGATGATCCCGAGGCTGGCGATGATCACCGCCAGGGCCAGCAGTGCGTAGACGATGAGCAGCAGCTGGTTGATCTGGGTGCCCAGGGCGCTGCCGTACTCCGCCTTCGACTTCACCTGCACCACCAGCAGCGGGTCCATGACGTTGGTGAGGTTGTGCCGCAGCTGTTCGTCGGAGACCGAGCCGTCGGCGGAGACGAACACGGACACCCGGGTGATCAACGACTCCAGGTTGTCCACCACCGCCGCGGCCGCCGGCAGGCTGACCGCCAGGTGGCCGAGCAGGGAGGTGTCGGTGTAGACCGCCGACACCGGGATCCACACCGCGTCCGCCTCGTCGCCCTCGTAGGCCGTCAGCGGAATGAGGTCACCGACCTGCAGTCCGGTCTGGTCGGCGTATTCCGCGGAGATCATCACCGCGGGTTCGGAGGCGTCACCGACGGTGCCCTGGAGGATGCCGAGGGACATGAACTGCGTGAAGTCGGCGTCGAGGACCGTCGTGGTCTGGTGGTCCCAGTTGTTCGCCCGCAGGGGCACGTTCATGAGGGTGCCGGCGTCCTCGACGCCGGTGGTCCACTCCGCCCGCTGCCGGGTCTCCGGCGGCAGCGACAGCCCGGAGGTGGAACCGGGCTGGCCCTGGAGGGAGGAACCCGCGAGGCTGTCGAGGACGAAGGGCGAGGTCACCGAGGATTCCGCGATGCCGAACACACTGGCCTTCGTCGTCGAACCGATGGTGCCCACGCAGGCCACGAGACCGACGCCCAGGGCGAGCGCCAGGGCGGAGGCTGCCGAGCGGCGGGGGTTGCGCACCGAATTCCGGCGCGCCAGGGTGCCCACCGCACCGAGGGGGAGTGTCAGCGCGGCTCCGAGGGTCAGGCCGGCGGCCGTGACCAGGGTCGGGCCGGCGAGGGCGAGCGCGGTGAACATGGCCACCACGCCGACGGCGATGAGGCTCAGCCGGGCCTCCACGCTCGGGGTGATCCCGTTGATCGTGGTGATCAACGCGGCGGCGGCGAGGGGCACGGCGCCGACCCCGCCGAGAACCCCCGCGGCCAGAAGGGTGAGGCGCGGGGCGCGGGAGGAGCGGGCGTCGGAAAGATCGAAGGCCTGCACCGGAGGGAGCATGCCGGCCCGACGGGCCGGGGCGACGGCGGCGGCCATGGTGATGATGACACCGAAGGCCAGCGGGATGGTCACCGCCTGCCACGTCCACTGGAAGTCGATGTGGGACAATTCGCCCGCGCCGGTGTTGAAGTAGCCGAGCAACGCGGCGACGAGGGCGAAGGCCACGGCGATGCCGACGACCGAGCCGACCAGCCCGACGAGGGCGGCCTCCGCGATGACCGACACCGCGACCTGGGCGGTGGACACCCCGATGGAACGCAGCAGGGCGAACTCCCGGGTGCGCTGGCCGACCACCATGGCGAAGGTGTTGGCGATGTTGAACGCGCCGACCAGCAGGGCGATGGCGCCGAAGATGACGAGCACGTAGCGGACGAACTCCATCTGCTGGACCACGCTGCCGCTCATCCGCTCGGCGATCTGCTCGGGGAGCAGGGGAGTCAGCCACGGCCAGGTCTGACCGATCCGGTTGCGCACCGTCATCGGGTCGGCGTCCTCGGCGGCCGCGATGACGGCCTGGGAGGCGTAGTCGTTGAGGGTGAACATCTCCAGGTAGCGCTCCGGGGTGAACATCACCCCCACCCAGCCGGCGATGTCCCGCGGGGAGTCGTAGATGCCGGAGACGGTGACGGTGACCTGCTCGGCGGGGGTGATCACCTGGATCGCGTCGCCGACGTTCAGGCCAGCGCGTTCGGCGGCCGAGGAGTTGATCAGCACCTCCTCCGGGGTGGCCGGGGCGGCACCGTCGGTGATGTCCGGGACCGGGCCGACCGTGTTCTCCGGGGGATGGGCCGCCGCCGGGTGGGCGCCGGAGGATCCGGCCTGCAGGGGAGTGCCGTCGGGGAGGATGACGATGATGCCGGAATCGCCTGCGGCCCGGGTGCCGGTCGGGGTGCCGGGGCCGTCGCCGATGACGTTGACGGCGCGGACCTCCGGCCAGGAGGAGATCTCCTCGAGCACCGTGAACGGCACGCCCTGCGGGGAGGTCTGGCTGCCGACCAGGCCGACGTCGATCCCCTCCACGCCCGCATCGATGATCGAGTCGAAGGACTTCTCCAGGGCCGTCGTGAGCAGGAGGGAACCGGAGATGAACGCCGTGCCGAGCACCACCGAGATGAACGTGAGCAGCATCCGGCCACGGTGCGCGAGGACGGACCGCCAGGAGACCCGCCACATGGGGGCGAACGTCACGGACATGTCAGGCCCATCCCGCCTTCACGCTCGCCGGGTGGGCTGCGGCGTGCAGGTCGGCGGCGGCGCGGCGTCGACAATGATCGGCGAGGACGTCATAGGACGGCCGGCCCATCAGCGCCACCAGCTCCGCCTCATAGGACCGCCACATCGGCACGTCGCTGGTGTGGCAGGTGGAGTCACCGGTGCACCACCAGTCGAAGTCCTCGCCCCCGTTGCCCCAGCCCCGACGGTCGTACTCACCGATGACGGTACGGAGGATCTCCACTCCGTCGGACCGGTCCTCGTAGGCCTCGTTCCGGCGCAGGGGCACCTGCCAGCACACCTCCGGCTTCTCCACCGTGAGATCCCGGCCCTCGGCCACGGCCCACTGGTGGATGGCGCAACCGGTACCGGTGGGCCAGCCCGCCCGGTTGGCGAAGATGCAGGCACCGCCCACGACCGGGGTCTTCAGTGCGGGTTCCGGCTCCCCGTCCTCATCATCGAGCTCGTCCCACACCAGCCACGGCTCCAGGGCCACCGGGTCCGCCTCCCGCAGATACGCGTCGACGTTGTCCGGGCGGTTCTGCCAGTACTTCGCCGGCATCTCCGCCACCGCGTTGTACAGCTGATCCCGGTCCGTCTCATCGGCGAGATACGCGCCGTGGACACAGCAGCCGACATCCGGCTGCGATCTGTCGATCCCGCCGCAGCGGTCGGTACCGAACTGACAGCTCCAGAACGACTCCAGCCACGTCAGGTCGATCTGGAACGTGTGGTGCGGATCCTCGGGATTGACGAACTCGAACCATTCCCGGGGAAAGTCCGGGGCAGCCTCCCGGCCCGCCACGATCTGACGGCCGGCGGGGGAGGATTCGGGGAAACCAAGAAAAACCTGGCGAGGGCGCGGGCGATTCACACTTGCACACCGTAGACCGTCTACCCTGATACATGTGCGACTAGGTGTATTGGATGTGGGCAGCAACACTGTCCACCTCGTGGCAGTGGATGCCCGCAACGGCGGGCACCCCACCCCCATGAGCGACTGGAAGACGACCCTACGACTGGTGGAGCTCGTCGACGACGACGGCGCCATCGACGACAAGGGGCTACGCAAGCTCACCAACGCCGTCGGCGAGGCAGCCGATCTGGCCAACACCCTCGGGTGTTCCGAGATCATGCCGTTCGCCACCTCGGCCGTCCGCTCCGCCACCAACTCCGACGCCGTCCTCGACCACGTGGAGAAGGAGACCGGCGTCCGCCTGGAGATCCTCTCCGGCGAGGACGAGGCCCGACTCACCTTCCTGGCGGTCCGCCGCTGGTACGGCTGGTCCGCCGGCCGCATCACCAACCTCGACATCGGCGGCGGCTCCCTCGAGCTGTCCACCGGCTCCGACGAGCTTCCCGACGTCGCGGTGTCCCTCGACCTCGGCGCCGGCCGCCTCACCCACCAGTGGTTCGACACCGACCCGCCGGAGCGCAAGAAGATCAACCTCCTGCGCGACTACATCGACGCTGAACTCGTCGACCCCGCCCGGCAGATGCGTGCCTACGGCACCGCCGGCCTGGCGGTGGGCACCTCCAAGACCTTCCGCACTCTCGCCCGCCTCACCGGTGCCGCCCCCAGCGCAGAGGGGCCCTACGTCAAACGCACCCTCACCGCGCCGGGTCTGCGCCAGCTCATCGCCTTCATCTCCCGCATGACGGCTGCCGACCGCGCAGAGCTAGAGGGCATCAGCTCCGACCGCTCGCACCAGATTGTCGCCGGTGCGCTCGTCGCGGAGGCGAGTATGCGTGCCCTCGGGCTGGAGAAGATCGAGATCTGCCCGTGGGCGCTGCGCGAAGGTGTCATCCTCCGACGCATCGACAAGGGACTTGCCGACGGCCGAGCCGTGGAGACCGTAGACGCCGTTGACCAGAAAAGGACGAGACCATGAGCGAGAAACAGCTGACCGTCGCCGAGCTGCTGGCTCGGGCCGGCAAGGAGACCCCGGAGGGGGACAAGCCCCGCCGCCGGCGTCGCCGGAGTCTCGAGGACGGTGGCATCTCCGTCGCCGAGCTGACCGGTTCCTTCCCGGCCGTCAAGGAGAAGCCCGCCGAGTCCCGTCACTCCTCCGTCCCGATTGACGGTCCGGAGGATTCGGACCCCACGACCGGCCCGGAACCTGGGCCGGAGGCTGGTCCGGAGGCGGAGAGCAAGGCCGATGCCAAGCTCGCACCCGCCGTCACGCCGACCCCGAAGAAGGAGGATGCGCCCTCTGCGCAGAGCTCCGAAAAGGTCGGTCTGAAGCCTGAATCCGGAGCAGTTTCGGAGCCGAATGCAGGAATCGGTGCCCGGGATGAGCTCCAGGCTGAGGCAACGGATGAGGCAAAGCCCGAGGCCACGTCCGAGCCCAAGCCGACGATGGCCGCCCCCGCCGCTGACAAGCCCACCCCATCCACGACGGATTCCCGCGACGACGCGGGGGCTGAGGACGAGAACTCTGACACCCCAACGCCGACACCGTCGGGGGACCAGACCGTGGTCTTCCAGAAGGTGGATCAGGCCGAGGACAAGGCTGACAGCGGAACCGCTGAGCCGGCCGGCCGGACACTGGCTGAGAAGATCACGGCCCGGACAGGCGAGGAGTCCGCTGCGGACGACGGGACTGCCCCGGAGACCACCCGGCAGGCGGCCGTGAGTGCGCCGAAGCGCCCGGCCCCGAGTGTCGACGAGACCGGTGAGATTCCGCAGGTGGATCCGTTGGCCGCCACCACGGCAGCGGCGACCTCCGGATCCACGGCGGCGGATGTCGCGGTCCGGGAGGATGACGCGGCGGTGGACGAGGGTGACGTCGATACGCGGGACGGTGACGATGACGCCGTGGAGGAGAAGACCTCGATCACCGGGGTCGTGCTGCTGGCGATCATCGGTGTCGTGCTCGGTGTCGTGGTGTTCAAGGGCTTCGAGATGCTGTGGGACAACCTCAGTCGGCCGATCGTGGCGGTGCTGGCCGTGCTGGTGACCGTGGGCATGGTCGCGGTGGTGCGCGCGCTGCGTACCGCCAACGACGGGCTGTCGATGTTCCTGGCCGCGGTCGTGGGTCTCGTGATGACCTTCGGCCCCCTCGTCGTCGTGATGATCTAGCCTCATCGCGCCTCTCCGGCCCCGCTCACCTGCACTGGTGCCGCGGGGCCGTTGTCGTGGCAGGGTGGGGACATGACCAATATCGCAGTAATCGGAGGCGGGAAGATCGGCGAGGCGCTGATCTCCGGCCTCGTCAACGCCAATGTCGACCCCCAGTCCATCACGGTGACCAACCGTCGCCCGGAGCGTGGCCAGGAGCTGCGCGAGGCGTACGGCGTGCGCGACTCGACGGACAACCAGCAGGCCGTTGAGGGTGCGGGTGTGGTGTTCCTCTGTGTGAAGCCGAAGCACATCGTGGATCTGCTGGGGGAGATCTCCGACTCGCTCGACGGCAACGACACCGCCACGGTGCTGGTGTCCATGGCGGCGGGTATCCCGCTGGCGTCGATGGAGGACGCCGTCGTCGCGGGAACCCCCGTCATCCGCGTGATGCCGAACACCCCCATGCTCGTGGGGCGGGGGATGAACGCGGTGGCGCCGGGTCGTTTCGTCACCGAGGATCAGCTCGCCGAGGTGACGGAGCTGCTCTCCAGCGTGGGTGAGGTCGTCCCGGTGGAGGAGTCTGACATGGATGCGGTGACGGCGCTGGCGGGGTCCTCGCCGGCGTACTTCTTCCTCGTCGCCGAATCGCTTATCGACGCCGGCGTCTCCCTCGGCCTCACCCGCGACGTCGCCGAGAAGCTCGTCACCACCTCCGCCGCCGGTGCCGGCCAGATGCTCGCCGACTCCGGTTCGGATCCGGCGACGCTGCGCGCCAACGTGTCCTCTCCGGCGGGCACGACCGTCGCCGCCCTTCGTGAGCTGGAGGAATCCGGTATCCGCGGGGCATTCTTCCGGGCGACCGAGGCCTGTGCGCAGCGTTCCGCGGAGCTCGGTGAGGCCGTCGCGCCACCCCGCCCGGGGGACTACGAAGAAATTCCCGGCACTTAAGTCGCAACAGTCACACAATTCACGCTAAGCTTGTCCAAGCACGTGCGTGTCCGATCTGCGGGAGGGGAAGCCTGCAGCGCGCCCGCTTGCTTGAAGGGTTAGAAGATTATGGCTAATGCAGACAAGGGAACGTTTCTGACGGTCGCGGAGGTCGCGGAGATCATGCGCGTCTCCAAGATGACCGTGTACCGGCTGGTCCACTCCGGTGACCTGCCGGCCGTGCGCGTGGGTCGCTCCTTCCGCGTCCACGAGAAGGCGGTCAACGACTACCTCGACTCCTCGTACTACGAGGTCGGGTAGAGCGGTCGGTCAGACACTCACCCCCTGGTAAGAACATCACCGGCGCCCGCTCCTCCCCGGAGGGCGGGCGCCGGTGGTGATCCCGGGCACCGCTGGTGCCCCCGGGGTCAGGACACCCGGCTTTGTGGTGCTCGGGCACTGACAGGTAAGATGGTCCGCATTCGTGCTGACGATCCGTTCGCGCCGAGCGTGCACCTCGGTGTCGGTGACCTTTCACCGGGTCCGCGGAATGGTCAGCAGGTTACGTACGTACTCGAAGACGAAATGAGGAAACCCCATGGGTTCTGTCATCAAGAAGCGCCGCAAGCGCATGTCCAAGAAGAAGCACCGCAAGATGCTGCGCCGCACCCGCGTGCAGCGTCGTAAGCTGGGCAAGTAAGCCTCGACTTGGGCTGAAGGGCCGTCGACACACCTCCTCGGAGGGTGGCCGGCGGCCCTTCTCCTGTATCCGGGTGGCTGTCCGGGAAGGCCTACGGCCGGGCGGGGGCTGCCGGCCCCGAAGCGCCCGGACCGCCCGGGCCCCGGCCCCGGCGGAAGATCCGCCAGCTGCCCAGGCTGAAGGCGGCGGTTGCCAGGGCGGGCAGGCCGTAGGCGCGGACGGCCC
Above is a window of Corynebacterium suedekumii DNA encoding:
- the proC gene encoding pyrroline-5-carboxylate reductase → MTNIAVIGGGKIGEALISGLVNANVDPQSITVTNRRPERGQELREAYGVRDSTDNQQAVEGAGVVFLCVKPKHIVDLLGEISDSLDGNDTATVLVSMAAGIPLASMEDAVVAGTPVIRVMPNTPMLVGRGMNAVAPGRFVTEDQLAEVTELLSSVGEVVPVEESDMDAVTALAGSSPAYFFLVAESLIDAGVSLGLTRDVAEKLVTTSAAGAGQMLADSGSDPATLRANVSSPAGTTVAALRELEESGIRGAFFRATEACAQRSAELGEAVAPPRPGDYEEIPGT
- a CDS encoding sensor histidine kinase, which codes for MSSVLAFLLGVAVAGVALPAFGWARKRFARYRSTATLEDNQVTTISQVLHLAIQGSPTGVAVLDRGGEVILSNARAHDMNLVHDRSVNEQVWEVATVVLDDKESRTLDLTVTRRRTGSRVSSVRAFIKPLTLVDDRFVIVYGTDESENVRMESARRDFVANVSHELKTPVGGMALLAEALMEGVDDPEHVEYFGQRLHREAHRMADMINELISLSKLQGAEALPEMEPVSVDDVIAEAFSRNQVAADNADITLTKGNDSGVLVLGDRSLLVTAVSNLISNAINYSPQSVPVSVSQKIVDSDVVLIRVTDRGIGISPEDQKRVFERFFRVDKARSRSTGGTGLGLAIVKHVVANHNGNIKLWSRPGTGSTFTIELPIHHPEPDTDDTPVIGDDETQAAGPLRQAVTRVATRRKDKAS
- a CDS encoding response regulator transcription factor, yielding MTTILIVEDEESLADPLAFLLRKEGFEVITAGDGQTALVEFERNDVDIVLLDLMLPGMSGTDVCKQLRATSTVPVIMVTARDSEIDKVVGLELGADDYVTKPYSSRELIARIRAVLRRGADPDVVFDDVEEQILTGGRVTMDVERHTVTVAGEPVPMPLKEFDLLEYLLRNAGRVLTRGQLIDRIWGADYVGDTKTLDVHVKRLRSKIEEEPSRPKQLVTVRGLGYKFEA
- a CDS encoding ABC transporter permease, which translates into the protein MLLTFISVVLGTAFISGSLLLTTALEKSFDSIIDAGVEGIDVGLVGSQTSPQGVPFTVLEEISSWPEVRAVNVIGDGPGTPTGTRAAGDSGIIVILPDGTPLQAGSSGAHPAAAHPPENTVGPVPDITDGAAPATPEEVLINSSAAERAGLNVGDAIQVITPAEQVTVTVSGIYDSPRDIAGWVGVMFTPERYLEMFTLNDYASQAVIAAAEDADPMTVRNRIGQTWPWLTPLLPEQIAERMSGSVVQQMEFVRYVLVIFGAIALLVGAFNIANTFAMVVGQRTREFALLRSIGVSTAQVAVSVIAEAALVGLVGSVVGIAVAFALVAALLGYFNTGAGELSHIDFQWTWQAVTIPLAFGVIITMAAAVAPARRAGMLPPVQAFDLSDARSSRAPRLTLLAAGVLGGVGAVPLAAAALITTINGITPSVEARLSLIAVGVVAMFTALALAGPTLVTAAGLTLGAALTLPLGAVGTLARRNSVRNPRRSAASALALALGVGLVACVGTIGSTTKASVFGIAESSVTSPFVLDSLAGSSLQGQPGSTSGLSLPPETRQRAEWTTGVEDAGTLMNVPLRANNWDHQTTTVLDADFTQFMSLGILQGTVGDASEPAVMISAEYADQTGLQVGDLIPLTAYEGDEADAVWIPVSAVYTDTSLLGHLAVSLPAAAAVVDNLESLITRVSVFVSADGSVSDEQLRHNLTNVMDPLLVVQVKSKAEYGSALGTQINQLLLIVYALLALAVIIASLGIINTLMLSVAERTRELGVLRAVGLQRREIQWMVQIESLIISIHGAVVGIALGTSAGWAATRVLGSKGMASPEIPWPQIGLMVGASIILGVVAALIPAIKASYTPALEAIER
- a CDS encoding Ppx/GppA phosphatase family protein, whose protein sequence is MRLGVLDVGSNTVHLVAVDARNGGHPTPMSDWKTTLRLVELVDDDGAIDDKGLRKLTNAVGEAADLANTLGCSEIMPFATSAVRSATNSDAVLDHVEKETGVRLEILSGEDEARLTFLAVRRWYGWSAGRITNLDIGGGSLELSTGSDELPDVAVSLDLGAGRLTHQWFDTDPPERKKINLLRDYIDAELVDPARQMRAYGTAGLAVGTSKTFRTLARLTGAAPSAEGPYVKRTLTAPGLRQLIAFISRMTAADRAELEGISSDRSHQIVAGALVAEASMRALGLEKIEICPWALREGVILRRIDKGLADGRAVETVDAVDQKRTRP
- a CDS encoding helix-turn-helix domain-containing protein, producing MANADKGTFLTVAEVAEIMRVSKMTVYRLVHSGDLPAVRVGRSFRVHEKAVNDYLDSSYYEVG
- a CDS encoding 30S ribosomal protein bS22 — its product is MGSVIKKRRKRMSKKKHRKMLRRTRVQRRKLGK
- a CDS encoding phosphoglyceromutase, coding for MTNGKLILLRHGQSKWNESNQFTGWVDVDLTEKGEVEAKRGGELLVEADLLPGVVYTSLLRRAIRTANIALNHADRHWIPVIRDWRLNERHYGALQGLNKAETKDKYGDEQFMAWRRSYDTPPPELADDAEYSQSDDVRYADLDTVPRTECLKDVVERFIPYYEQEILPRAKRGETVLIAAHGNSLRALVKHLDNISDEDIAALNIPTGIPLIYELDAEGTVVNPGGTYLDPEAAQAGAAAVAAQGGK